A genomic stretch from Kribbella amoyensis includes:
- a CDS encoding helix-turn-helix transcriptional regulator, translating into MTDTLSRLLDDVRPLGVLVESARLEAPWQVGCPNGSALTVVTMIRGSAALAVDGRPPQVLAPGDVALVVGPSAYSLSGVDGDTDDAVLVTGAYDVGVGGGVCDRVLGGLPAVLFVESGTEVGSAVALLSRELDGDRAGRRALLDRLLDLVLLTALREWLDRPDSGAPQWYTAQNDPAVGAALALMHAEPAYRWTVEDLARRSAMSRAAFSRRFRDLVGEPPMSYLTCWRLCLAADQLRQSHDTLATIARKVGYANAYALSAAFTRYYGVRPGEYRADARSESDAA; encoded by the coding sequence ATGACCGATACCCTCTCGCGACTCCTCGACGACGTCCGGCCGCTGGGGGTCCTGGTCGAGAGTGCCCGGCTGGAGGCGCCCTGGCAGGTGGGCTGCCCCAATGGTTCCGCGCTCACGGTGGTGACGATGATCCGCGGTTCAGCGGCCCTCGCCGTTGACGGCCGGCCGCCTCAGGTCCTCGCGCCCGGTGACGTTGCCCTCGTCGTCGGTCCGTCCGCGTACTCGCTCTCGGGCGTCGACGGGGACACGGACGACGCGGTCCTGGTGACCGGGGCGTACGACGTCGGCGTCGGCGGGGGAGTGTGCGACCGCGTACTCGGTGGCCTGCCGGCCGTGCTGTTCGTCGAGTCCGGGACCGAGGTCGGCAGCGCGGTGGCCCTGCTGAGCCGCGAGCTCGACGGTGACCGCGCCGGGCGACGGGCACTCCTGGACCGGCTGCTCGACCTCGTCCTGCTCACCGCGTTGCGCGAGTGGCTCGACCGGCCCGACTCGGGCGCACCCCAGTGGTACACCGCGCAGAACGATCCCGCCGTCGGTGCGGCGCTCGCGCTCATGCACGCCGAGCCCGCGTACCGGTGGACCGTCGAGGATCTCGCGCGGCGGAGTGCGATGTCGCGGGCCGCGTTCTCCCGGCGGTTCCGCGACCTGGTCGGCGAGCCGCCGATGTCGTACCTGACCTGCTGGCGGCTGTGCCTCGCCGCCGACCAGCTGCGCCAGTCCCACGACACGCTCGCCACCATCGCCCGGAAGGTCGGCTACGCGAACGCGTACGCGTTGAGCGCCGCCTTCACCCGGTACTACGGCGTCCGCCCGGGCGAGTACCGGGCCGACGCGCGATCGGAATCGGACGCCGCCTGA
- the purS gene encoding phosphoribosylformylglycinamidine synthase subunit PurS, protein MARVVVDVMLKPEILDPQGKAVHGAFGRLGFDGVADVRQGKRFEITLDGEATEERVAEIRKAADTLLANPVIEDYTLHVEADR, encoded by the coding sequence GTGGCTCGCGTTGTCGTCGACGTCATGCTCAAGCCCGAGATCCTCGACCCGCAGGGCAAGGCGGTGCACGGCGCGTTCGGCCGGCTCGGCTTCGACGGCGTGGCCGACGTCCGCCAGGGCAAGCGCTTCGAGATCACCCTCGACGGGGAGGCGACCGAGGAGCGGGTCGCCGAGATCCGGAAGGCGGCCGACACGCTGCTCGCCAATCCGGTGATCGAGGACTACACGCTGCACGTCGAGGCGGACCGATGA
- a CDS encoding bifunctional glycosyltransferase family 2/GtrA family protein produces the protein MQNSGGPSAPRRHTAVEIVVPVRNEEYDLGPNIRRLRAFLDTAFPFPAEVCIADNGSTDATYEIGALLATELPGVRIVRIEQPGRGRALKQVWSDSDADVLAYMDVDLSTNLNALLPLVAPLVAGHSDVAIGTRLARGSRVVRRPKREVISRGYNLLLRATLSAGFSDAQCGFKAIRADVAHELLPLVEDTGWFFDTELLVLAERAGLRIHEVPVDWIDDLDSRVKIAQTVIDDLKGIARLNRTVGRLPLEPVRQTFGRPAIADPRTALAARIARFAFVGVLSTIAYALLYLALRQAMPAQVANFAALLITAVANTALNRRITFGVRGVENRGRHQLRGLVTFFIGWSVTASSLWLLHAAIAVPAQALEITVLTIANLAATVVRFSLYQSWVFDDEAPTLPAFEPPAVLDQTRSN, from the coding sequence ATGCAGAACTCAGGAGGTCCCAGTGCACCGCGGCGGCACACGGCGGTCGAGATCGTCGTACCCGTTCGCAATGAGGAGTACGATCTCGGCCCGAACATCCGCAGGCTGCGGGCGTTCCTGGACACCGCCTTCCCGTTCCCGGCCGAGGTCTGCATCGCCGACAACGGCAGTACCGACGCGACGTACGAGATCGGCGCGTTGCTGGCGACCGAGCTGCCCGGGGTCCGGATCGTCCGGATCGAGCAGCCGGGTCGTGGCCGGGCGCTGAAGCAGGTCTGGTCGGACAGCGACGCCGACGTCCTCGCCTACATGGACGTGGACCTGTCGACGAATCTGAACGCCCTGCTGCCGTTGGTCGCACCGCTCGTCGCCGGCCACAGTGACGTGGCGATCGGGACCCGGCTGGCCCGGGGCTCGCGGGTGGTCCGGCGGCCGAAGCGGGAGGTGATCTCGCGCGGCTACAACCTGTTGCTCAGGGCAACCTTGAGTGCCGGCTTCTCGGACGCGCAGTGCGGGTTCAAGGCGATCCGCGCCGACGTGGCCCACGAGCTGCTGCCGTTGGTCGAGGACACCGGCTGGTTCTTCGACACCGAGCTGCTCGTCCTCGCCGAACGGGCCGGGCTGCGGATCCACGAGGTCCCGGTGGACTGGATCGACGACCTGGACTCCCGGGTGAAGATCGCGCAGACCGTGATCGACGACCTCAAGGGCATCGCCCGGCTCAACCGGACCGTCGGCCGCCTGCCGCTGGAGCCGGTCCGGCAGACCTTCGGCCGCCCGGCGATCGCGGATCCACGCACCGCGCTCGCGGCCCGGATCGCGCGGTTCGCGTTCGTCGGCGTCCTCAGCACGATCGCGTACGCCCTGCTGTACCTCGCGCTCCGGCAGGCGATGCCGGCCCAGGTCGCCAACTTCGCCGCGCTGTTGATCACCGCGGTCGCCAACACCGCGCTGAACCGCCGCATCACCTTCGGCGTCCGCGGCGTGGAGAACCGCGGCCGGCACCAGCTCCGCGGACTCGTCACCTTCTTCATCGGCTGGAGCGTCACCGCGTCCTCGCTGTGGCTGCTGCACGCGGCGATCGCCGTCCCGGCGCAGGCCCTCGAGATCACCGTGCTGACGATCGCGAACCTGGCCGCCACGGTGGTCCGCTTCAGCCTCTACCAGAGCTGGGTCTTCGACGACGAGGCGCCCACACTGCCCGCCTTCGAACCCCCGGCGGTTCTCGACCAGACCCGGAGCAACTGA
- a CDS encoding phosphoribosylaminoimidazolesuccinocarboxamide synthase: MTTSPQPAEIPGAKHLHSGKVRDLYELESGDLLMVASDRMSAFDWILSTPIPDKGKILTAMSLWWFEQLDVPNHIVSTDVPAEVAGRAVVCEKLAMYPVECVARGYLSGSGLVDYKATGEVCGIPLRAGLVEGSRLDEPIFTPATKAELGEHDENVSYDAVAATVGAETAAKLRDLTLDIYGRAHAMAEQRGIILADTKFEFGARADGTMVLADEVLTPDSSRFWPADQWKPGRQQPSFDKQIVRDWLEFESGWDRSSGEAPPPLSDTVIERTRSAYIDAYERLTGRTFTG; this comes from the coding sequence GTGACGACTTCTCCGCAGCCGGCCGAGATTCCTGGCGCCAAGCACCTGCACTCCGGCAAGGTCCGGGACCTGTACGAGCTGGAGTCCGGCGACCTGCTGATGGTGGCGAGCGACCGGATGAGCGCGTTCGACTGGATCCTGTCGACGCCGATCCCGGACAAGGGCAAGATCCTCACCGCGATGAGCCTGTGGTGGTTCGAGCAGCTGGACGTGCCGAACCACATCGTCTCCACCGACGTCCCGGCCGAGGTCGCCGGTCGCGCCGTGGTCTGCGAGAAGCTCGCGATGTACCCGGTCGAGTGCGTCGCCCGCGGGTACCTGAGCGGCTCCGGCCTGGTCGACTACAAGGCCACCGGCGAGGTCTGCGGGATCCCGCTGCGGGCCGGCCTGGTCGAGGGGTCCCGGCTGGACGAGCCGATCTTCACCCCGGCCACCAAGGCCGAGCTCGGCGAGCACGACGAGAACGTCTCCTACGACGCGGTGGCCGCCACGGTCGGCGCGGAGACGGCCGCGAAGCTGCGCGACCTCACCCTGGACATCTACGGCCGCGCGCACGCGATGGCCGAGCAGCGCGGCATCATCCTGGCCGACACGAAGTTCGAGTTCGGCGCCCGGGCCGACGGCACGATGGTGCTCGCGGACGAGGTGCTCACCCCGGACTCGAGCCGCTTCTGGCCCGCCGACCAGTGGAAGCCCGGCCGGCAGCAGCCGTCGTTCGACAAGCAGATCGTGCGCGACTGGCTGGAGTTCGAGTCCGGCTGGGACCGTTCCTCGGGCGAGGCCCCGCCGCCGCTGTCCGACACGGTGATCGAGCGCACCCGCTCGGCCTACATCGACGCGTACGAACGCCTCACCGGCCGCACCTTCACCGGCTGA
- a CDS encoding CDP-alcohol phosphatidyltransferase family protein, with amino-acid sequence MSTTHLPRPVSVELLLGWPNRITLVRTVIAMAVATAAFLTGDFVWLVAGYLTYWLGDSLDGGVARYLKQETVVGAVFDIVCDRACCSLLAAAFMATYPEVVGPLAIFLFQFGVLDTMLSLAFLLWPDTLSPNYFYKVDQKIYIWNWSRIAKGLNTGAVVVSLVIGQLTGFMELPYAVALAAVVVKSASLYRLLLIITGRRPAVPAVR; translated from the coding sequence ATGAGCACGACCCACCTCCCCCGGCCGGTCTCCGTCGAGCTCCTGCTCGGCTGGCCGAACCGGATCACGCTGGTCCGCACGGTCATCGCGATGGCGGTCGCCACGGCCGCCTTCCTCACCGGTGACTTCGTCTGGCTGGTGGCCGGCTACCTGACGTACTGGCTGGGTGACTCGCTCGACGGTGGCGTCGCCCGGTACCTGAAGCAGGAGACCGTGGTCGGCGCCGTGTTCGACATCGTCTGCGACCGGGCCTGCTGCTCGTTGCTGGCGGCCGCGTTCATGGCCACCTATCCCGAGGTGGTTGGTCCGCTGGCGATCTTCCTGTTCCAGTTCGGCGTGCTGGACACGATGCTGTCGCTGGCGTTCCTGCTCTGGCCGGACACGCTCAGCCCGAACTACTTCTACAAGGTCGACCAGAAGATCTACATCTGGAACTGGTCCCGGATCGCCAAGGGCCTCAACACCGGCGCCGTCGTGGTGTCGCTGGTGATCGGCCAGCTGACCGGCTTCATGGAGCTGCCGTACGCCGTGGCGCTGGCCGCCGTGGTGGTCAAGTCGGCCTCGCTGTACCGGCTGCTGCTGATCATCACCGGCCGCCGTCCCGCGGTCCCGGCGGTGCGGTGA
- a CDS encoding PadR family transcriptional regulator — translation MATAELILGLLSGGPAHGYDVKRGHDAWFPDSRPLAFGQVYTTLGRLERDGLVEVVEKTSAGGPDRTVYAITTKGRQHLRDWLHDAVPPAWGSADEMLRKLVTAVRTGGDAAGFLARQRAGHLRRIRELQESPPGEDPTAGLVRSYIVAHLDADLRWLDTALERLTDDKETRR, via the coding sequence ATGGCCACCGCGGAGCTGATCCTGGGACTGTTGTCCGGTGGCCCCGCGCACGGGTACGACGTCAAGCGCGGCCACGACGCCTGGTTCCCGGACAGCCGGCCGCTCGCCTTCGGGCAGGTCTACACGACGCTGGGGCGACTGGAGCGGGACGGACTCGTCGAGGTGGTCGAGAAGACCTCCGCCGGCGGCCCGGACCGGACCGTGTACGCGATCACCACGAAGGGCCGTCAGCACCTGCGCGACTGGCTCCACGACGCGGTCCCACCGGCCTGGGGCAGTGCGGACGAGATGCTGCGCAAGCTGGTCACCGCGGTCCGGACCGGGGGTGATGCGGCCGGCTTCCTGGCCCGCCAACGCGCCGGCCACCTGCGCCGGATCCGCGAGCTGCAGGAGAGCCCGCCCGGCGAGGACCCCACCGCCGGGCTGGTCCGGTCGTACATCGTCGCCCACCTCGACGCCGATCTGCGCTGGCTCGACACTGCCCTCGAGCGACTCACCGACGACAAGGAGACCCGCCGATGA
- a CDS encoding VTT domain-containing protein, giving the protein MWVWQLVLAVGFGIGSAVVPVLNAEAYILGAGVSGRLDPLAAAIGVSVGQTIGKLAMFLAVRYRPGYAARRTKEPKPVDLDTRWGRFVQWNRDLSKRLLDALSDRRWGIPVTLLSASVGIPPLYGVALIAGASRMSVVTFTLSVLAGRLARFVLLALGIGLF; this is encoded by the coding sequence ATGTGGGTGTGGCAACTGGTGCTGGCGGTGGGCTTCGGGATCGGGTCCGCCGTCGTTCCGGTGCTGAACGCGGAGGCCTACATCCTCGGCGCCGGGGTGTCCGGCCGGTTGGACCCGCTGGCCGCCGCGATCGGGGTGTCGGTCGGCCAGACCATCGGCAAGCTCGCGATGTTCCTCGCGGTCCGCTACCGGCCGGGGTACGCCGCGCGCCGCACCAAGGAGCCGAAGCCGGTCGACCTGGACACCCGGTGGGGCCGTTTCGTGCAGTGGAACCGCGATCTCAGCAAGCGTCTGCTGGACGCGCTGAGCGACCGGCGCTGGGGGATCCCGGTGACGTTGCTCAGCGCATCGGTCGGCATCCCGCCGTTGTACGGCGTCGCGCTGATCGCCGGCGCGAGCCGGATGAGCGTGGTCACGTTCACCCTGTCCGTCCTGGCCGGGCGGCTCGCGCGCTTCGTACTCCTTGCCTTGGGCATCGGCCTGTTCTGA
- a CDS encoding ABC transporter ATP-binding protein, with protein sequence MTSTLELTAVEYSYRRDVALRGVSLKVAPGEVVAVTGASGCGKSTLLHCAAGILTPHTGTVALEGQDLAALTDEQRSRLRRTRIGVVLQFGQLVPDLPLADNVALPLLLDGADRLTANKAALDWLDRVGIADEADAVPAELSGGQNQRAAIARALITDPALVLADEPTGSVDSQAGHDLLRVLLGATRDRGAALVMVTHDNVLAASADREIRLRDGVIQHEVELR encoded by the coding sequence ATGACGTCCACGCTCGAGCTCACCGCGGTGGAGTACTCCTACCGGCGCGACGTCGCCCTGCGCGGGGTCTCGCTGAAGGTCGCTCCCGGCGAGGTGGTCGCGGTGACCGGGGCCAGCGGCTGCGGGAAGTCGACCCTGCTGCACTGCGCGGCCGGGATCCTCACTCCGCACACCGGCACCGTGGCCCTGGAGGGGCAGGACCTCGCCGCCCTCACCGACGAGCAGCGCAGCCGGTTGCGGCGGACCCGGATCGGCGTCGTCCTGCAGTTCGGGCAGCTCGTCCCGGACCTGCCCCTCGCCGACAACGTGGCGCTCCCACTCCTCCTGGACGGTGCGGACCGGCTGACGGCGAACAAGGCCGCGCTGGACTGGCTCGACCGGGTCGGGATCGCGGACGAGGCGGACGCCGTACCGGCCGAGCTGTCCGGCGGCCAGAACCAGCGGGCCGCGATCGCGCGGGCCCTGATCACCGATCCCGCGCTGGTCCTGGCCGACGAGCCGACCGGCAGCGTGGACAGCCAGGCCGGACACGACCTGCTGCGGGTACTGCTCGGCGCGACCCGCGATCGGGGCGCCGCCCTCGTCATGGTCACCCACGACAACGTGCTGGCCGCCTCGGCCGACCGGGAGATCCGTTTGCGGGACGGCGTGATCCAGCACGAGGTGGAGCTGCGATGA
- a CDS encoding TetR/AcrR family transcriptional regulator, whose product MPKKVPLGPDRRAAIADAAIHLVATRGLRGLTHRAVDAEAGLPPGSTSYYLRTRSALLTACVNRMLERDLAAQPATTATVVPSAAAIEELLASMVIHLVRDRPDDQVARYELSLEAGRQPELLDTLVQGGRVLREGLAQMLGTLGVPDPEEVAWPLAAMLDGLLWDRVAGAGRTMSPEAFESGVRRAVKAVLDGLIKTD is encoded by the coding sequence GTGCCGAAGAAAGTCCCGCTCGGACCGGACCGCCGGGCCGCGATCGCCGATGCCGCCATCCACCTCGTCGCCACCCGCGGCCTGCGCGGACTCACCCACCGGGCCGTCGACGCGGAAGCCGGTCTGCCCCCGGGCTCGACCTCGTACTACCTGCGCACCCGCAGCGCGTTGCTCACCGCCTGCGTCAACCGGATGCTCGAACGCGATCTCGCCGCCCAGCCAGCGACGACGGCGACCGTGGTTCCGTCCGCGGCCGCGATCGAGGAACTGCTCGCGTCGATGGTCATTCACCTGGTCCGCGATCGCCCGGACGACCAGGTCGCGCGGTACGAGTTGTCGTTGGAAGCCGGCCGGCAGCCGGAACTCCTGGACACGCTCGTCCAGGGCGGCCGGGTCCTGCGGGAAGGGCTGGCGCAGATGCTCGGCACTCTCGGCGTTCCGGATCCCGAGGAGGTCGCCTGGCCGTTGGCGGCGATGCTCGACGGGCTGCTGTGGGACCGCGTCGCCGGCGCCGGCCGGACGATGTCGCCCGAGGCCTTCGAGTCCGGCGTCCGCCGCGCCGTGAAGGCGGTCCTCGACGGACTGATCAAGACGGACTGA
- a CDS encoding FAD-dependent monooxygenase, translating to MKTAIVVGAGIGGVTAAVALERCGWQVTVLERAPELGEVGAGLSVWPSAVAVLEELGVTGVEKSSVPAGMAGMRWPGGGWVVEASALGVEIPVMIHRAQLHDLITARFGAGVTVRTGTTITGISQTADEVTVVAGDEEFRADLVVAADGIRSVVRSTLHPAYEGPRYAGYTAYRGIAEVDGDDGGGETWGRGRRFGYARLIDGRIYWYATANQPAGTPPGPDGRKADALKLFGDWHEPIPSLLAATPEDQVLQNDLYDLAAPLVPFVTGRIALLGDAAHAMTPNLGRGACSAIEDAGALARHLTPLPAATPSAGELAEALARYDAERRPVTAKLVQRSRAIGRVGQMQNPLAGAIRDSLLVLGGKVAALRKH from the coding sequence ATGAAGACTGCGATCGTGGTGGGGGCGGGGATCGGTGGGGTGACGGCGGCCGTCGCGCTGGAGCGGTGCGGGTGGCAGGTCACGGTGCTCGAGCGGGCCCCCGAGTTGGGCGAGGTCGGCGCGGGTCTCTCGGTCTGGCCGTCCGCGGTCGCCGTGCTCGAGGAGCTCGGGGTCACCGGCGTGGAGAAGTCGAGCGTCCCCGCTGGGATGGCCGGGATGCGCTGGCCCGGCGGCGGCTGGGTGGTGGAGGCGTCCGCGCTCGGCGTGGAGATCCCGGTGATGATCCACCGGGCCCAGTTGCACGACTTGATCACGGCTCGCTTCGGCGCGGGCGTGACGGTGCGGACCGGGACCACGATCACCGGGATCAGCCAGACCGCCGACGAGGTCACGGTGGTCGCCGGGGACGAGGAGTTCCGGGCGGACCTGGTCGTCGCGGCCGACGGGATCCGCAGCGTCGTCCGGAGCACGCTGCACCCGGCGTACGAGGGTCCGCGGTACGCGGGGTACACGGCGTACCGGGGCATCGCCGAGGTCGACGGGGACGATGGTGGTGGGGAGACGTGGGGACGTGGGCGGCGGTTCGGGTACGCGCGGCTGATCGACGGGCGGATCTACTGGTACGCCACGGCGAACCAGCCGGCCGGGACACCGCCAGGACCCGACGGGCGGAAGGCGGACGCGCTGAAGCTGTTCGGTGACTGGCACGAGCCGATCCCGTCACTGCTCGCCGCGACGCCCGAGGACCAGGTGCTGCAGAACGACCTGTACGACTTGGCGGCGCCGCTGGTCCCGTTCGTCACCGGCCGCATCGCCCTTCTCGGCGACGCGGCGCACGCGATGACCCCCAACCTCGGCCGCGGCGCCTGCTCCGCCATCGAAGACGCCGGCGCCCTGGCCCGCCACCTCACCCCGCTGCCGGCCGCTACCCCGTCGGCGGGTGAGTTGGCGGAGGCGCTGGCGCGGTACGACGCGGAGCGGCGCCCGGTGACGGCGAAGCTGGTCCAGCGCTCCCGCGCGATCGGCCGCGTCGGACAAATGCAGAACCCCCTCGCCGGCGCGATCCGCGACAGCCTCCTCGTCCTCGGCGGCAAAGTCGCAGCCCTCCGCAAACACTGA
- a CDS encoding glycosyltransferase family 39 protein, protein MSTLTEPTTVSGAPRTEGRRARPRALARTHSLSREKVLLGGLLVLTAIAYLWGLAKNGYANEYYAAAVQAGSTSWKAWFFGSFDAAGFITVDKTPASLWVMGLSGRIFGFGVWSMLIPQALMGVASVGFLYAAVRRWFSANAALLAGAVLALTPVAVLMFRFNNPDALLVLLLVMGAWAVTRAIDSEKYAWRWMALAGVLVGFGFLTKMLQAFLVLPAFGLAYLVAGRPALGKRVLHSLAALGAMIVGAGWWIAIVELMPASARPYIGGSQTNSILELTLGYNGLGRLTGNEAGSVGGGVGNPGWGGATGLQRLFGGEFASQIAWLLPAALLATVVLAAVTWRAPRTDKTRAFALLWGGWLVVTGLVFSYMQGIIHSYYMIALAPAVAALIGAAASVLWRRRSGWLPRATLAGGALLTAGWSFRLLSSTPDWLPWLRWTVLVAGIVAAALVIIVPELPGRRTTVRRASVLAGVLLALSALAGPAAYSVETIGTAHAGALPSAGPAGSGGLGGGPGGRMGAPPSQNGTTGGPGATNGGPGGTTNGPGTTTNGGPGTTTGTPGGGMGGFLGGNGTNGVSSDLVALLQQGASGYTWAAAAVTANGAAPLQIAAEVPVMAIGGFNGTDPAPTLAEFQQLVAQGKIHYFVGSGGGMGGMGGGMGRVGTTSEIATWVQENFQSRTVGSTTVYDLTTNS, encoded by the coding sequence ATGAGCACCCTGACCGAACCGACCACCGTCTCCGGCGCACCCCGCACCGAAGGCCGCCGGGCCAGACCCCGCGCACTCGCCCGGACGCACTCGCTGAGCCGGGAGAAGGTCCTGCTCGGCGGGCTGTTGGTCCTGACGGCGATCGCGTACCTGTGGGGCCTGGCGAAGAACGGCTACGCCAACGAGTACTACGCGGCCGCGGTCCAGGCCGGCTCGACGAGCTGGAAGGCCTGGTTCTTCGGCTCGTTCGACGCAGCCGGTTTCATCACCGTGGACAAGACGCCCGCTTCTCTGTGGGTGATGGGATTGTCCGGCCGGATCTTCGGGTTCGGTGTCTGGAGCATGCTGATCCCGCAGGCCCTGATGGGGGTCGCGAGCGTCGGCTTCCTGTACGCGGCGGTGCGGCGCTGGTTCTCCGCGAACGCGGCGCTGCTCGCCGGGGCGGTGCTCGCGCTGACGCCGGTCGCGGTGCTGATGTTCCGGTTCAACAATCCGGACGCGCTGCTCGTCCTGCTGCTGGTGATGGGTGCCTGGGCGGTGACCCGGGCGATCGACTCCGAGAAGTACGCGTGGCGATGGATGGCGCTGGCCGGGGTGCTGGTCGGGTTCGGCTTCCTGACCAAGATGCTGCAGGCGTTCCTGGTGCTGCCGGCCTTCGGGCTCGCGTACCTGGTGGCCGGCCGGCCCGCGCTCGGGAAGCGGGTACTGCACAGCCTGGCCGCTCTCGGCGCGATGATCGTCGGAGCCGGCTGGTGGATCGCCATCGTGGAACTGATGCCCGCCTCGGCCCGGCCGTACATCGGCGGCTCACAGACGAACAGCATCCTCGAACTGACCCTCGGCTACAACGGACTCGGCCGGCTCACCGGCAACGAGGCGGGCTCGGTCGGCGGCGGCGTCGGCAACCCGGGCTGGGGTGGAGCGACCGGACTGCAGCGGCTGTTCGGCGGGGAGTTCGCGAGCCAGATCGCCTGGTTGTTGCCGGCGGCCCTGCTGGCCACGGTGGTCCTCGCGGCCGTCACCTGGCGGGCGCCGCGGACCGACAAGACCCGCGCGTTCGCGCTTCTCTGGGGCGGCTGGCTGGTCGTCACCGGGCTGGTGTTCAGCTACATGCAGGGCATCATCCACAGCTACTACATGATCGCGCTGGCGCCGGCCGTGGCCGCGTTGATCGGTGCGGCGGCCTCGGTCCTGTGGCGGCGCCGGTCAGGCTGGTTGCCCAGGGCAACTCTTGCCGGTGGCGCTTTGCTGACCGCCGGGTGGAGTTTCCGGCTGCTGTCGTCGACTCCCGACTGGCTGCCGTGGCTGCGCTGGACGGTCCTGGTGGCGGGGATCGTGGCCGCCGCGCTGGTGATCATCGTGCCGGAGCTGCCGGGCCGGCGGACCACGGTCCGCCGGGCGAGCGTCCTGGCCGGAGTACTGCTGGCGCTGAGCGCGTTGGCCGGGCCCGCGGCGTACTCGGTCGAGACCATCGGCACCGCGCACGCCGGCGCCCTTCCGTCGGCCGGACCGGCCGGGTCGGGCGGCCTCGGCGGCGGACCCGGCGGGCGGATGGGCGCCCCGCCGAGCCAGAACGGGACGACCGGTGGCCCGGGTGCGACCAACGGCGGGCCCGGCGGTACGACCAACGGGCCCGGAACGACCACCAACGGTGGACCTGGAACGACCACCGGGACGCCGGGCGGCGGGATGGGTGGCTTCCTCGGCGGCAACGGGACGAACGGGGTGTCGAGCGACCTGGTCGCGCTGCTGCAGCAGGGCGCGAGTGGGTACACCTGGGCCGCGGCGGCCGTCACCGCGAACGGCGCGGCGCCGTTGCAGATCGCCGCCGAGGTCCCGGTGATGGCGATCGGCGGCTTCAACGGGACGGATCCGGCGCCGACGCTGGCCGAGTTCCAGCAACTGGTGGCCCAGGGCAAGATCCACTACTTCGTCGGCAGCGGTGGTGGCATGGGCGGCATGGGCGGCGGCATGGGCCGGGTCGGGACCACCAGCGAGATCGCCACCTGGGTGCAGGAGAACTTCCAGTCCCGGACCGTCGGCAGCACCACCGTCTACGACCTCACCACGAACTCATGA
- the purQ gene encoding phosphoribosylformylglycinamidine synthase subunit PurQ, translating to MKIGVVTFPGSLDDVDARRAASVAGAETVALWHGDADLHGVDAVVLPGGFSYGDYLRAGAISRFAPVMETVIKKAGEGLPVLGICNGFQVLCESHLLPGALIKNHHRKFICKAQPLRIENNRTAWTSDYDANHEISIVLKNQDGSFVADEATLDRLEGEGRVVARYLGDNPNGSYRDIAGITNERGNVVGLMPHPEHCVETLTGPSTDGLGFFTSVLKAVVAS from the coding sequence ATGAAGATCGGCGTCGTCACCTTTCCCGGCTCGCTGGACGACGTGGACGCCCGCCGGGCGGCTTCGGTCGCCGGTGCCGAGACGGTCGCGCTCTGGCACGGTGACGCCGACCTGCACGGCGTCGACGCGGTGGTGCTGCCGGGCGGCTTCTCGTACGGCGACTACCTGCGGGCCGGGGCGATCTCCCGGTTCGCGCCGGTGATGGAGACCGTGATCAAGAAGGCCGGTGAGGGTCTGCCGGTGCTGGGGATCTGCAACGGCTTCCAGGTGCTCTGCGAGTCGCACCTGCTGCCGGGCGCCCTGATCAAGAACCACCACCGCAAGTTCATCTGCAAGGCCCAGCCGCTGCGGATCGAGAACAACCGCACCGCCTGGACCAGCGACTACGACGCGAACCACGAGATCAGCATCGTGCTGAAGAACCAGGACGGTTCCTTCGTCGCCGACGAGGCCACCCTGGACCGGCTCGAGGGAGAGGGTCGCGTCGTCGCCCGGTACCTCGGCGACAACCCGAACGGCTCCTACCGGGACATCGCCGGGATCACCAACGAGCGGGGCAACGTGGTCGGCCTGATGCCGCACCCGGAGCACTGCGTCGAGACCCTGACGGGTCCGAGCACGGACGGACTGGGCTTCTTCACCTCGGTGCTGAAGGCCGTCGTCGCCTCCTGA